From Coffea arabica cultivar ET-39 chromosome 2e, Coffea Arabica ET-39 HiFi, whole genome shotgun sequence, the proteins below share one genomic window:
- the LOC140036432 gene encoding uncharacterized protein encodes MILDYGICVFGHLNFGSLKFLARKKLIIGLPCVDFSNKKCESCILEKKYRDPFSKGKAWRANRSLELIHSDLCTVEVPSNGSNEYFITFIDDFSKKTWVYFLRNKSDACDVFKKFKYYLEKQSGYFIKILRTDRGTTYLVCDDYLVKNSIKHQLTVRYTPQQNGVTERKNRIVMDMVRSMMHSKDHLRKKLDDKTEKCIFIGYNHETKGYKLFNSDTEKVIVSRDVTFDEHRVWDWSRKDLEILSKYPSISLVMGASSIKQPIEPVEISSWPQRECCMPRRFDDYIIGRDDDLFDEDIVNFALFADYDTVSFNETVKDDHWIRAMDEEIYTIEKNDTWELTTIPPEKKPIGVKIGSLRYLTSTRPDITYGVGLISRFMESPCQFHLQAAKRILKYVQATQSDCIFYSSSHGSNLIGYTDIDWVGDTIQRRSTSGYAFYLGFGVFSWFSKKQ; translated from the exons ATGATTCTTGACTATGGCATATGTGTTTTTGGGCATTTGAATTTTGGGAgtttgaaatttcttgcaagAAAGAAATTGATTATTGGGCTACCTTGTGTTGATTTTTCTAACAAGAAGTGTGagtcttgtattttggaaaagaagTACAGGGATCCTTTTTCAAAAGGCAAAGCTTGGAGGGCTAATCGATCACTTGAACTGATTCATTCAGATTTATGCACAGTTGAAGTTCCTTCCAATGGTAGtaatgagtattttattactttcattgatgatttcAGCAAGAAGACATGGGTgtattttttgagaaataaatctGATGCATGTGATGTGTTTAAAAAGTTCAAGTATTATCTAGAGAAGCAGAGTGGTTactttattaaaattttaagaaCTGACAGAGGCACAACGTatcttgtttgtgatgattattTGGTGAAAAATAGTATAAAACATCAATTGACAGTCAGATATACACCTCAGCAGAATGGTGTCACAGAAAGGAAGAATAGGATTGTGATGGACATGGTAAGATCTATGATGCACTCCAAAG ATCATTTGAGGAAGAAATTGGATGACAAAACAGAGAAGTGTATTTTTATTGGTTATAATCATGAGACTAAGGGGTATAAATTGTTCAATTCAGACACAGAAAAAGTGATTGTTAGTAGGGATGTGACTTTCGATGAACATAGAGTTTGGGATTGGTCCAGGAAAGATCTTGAGATATTGTCAAAATATCCATCTATTTCTCTAGTTATGGGAGCAAGTTCCATTAAGCAACCAATAGAGCCA GTTGAGATATCCAGTTGGCCACAGAGAGAATGTTGCATGCCACGCCGATTTGATGATTATATTATTGGTAGAgatgatgatttatttgatgaaGATATTGTAAATTTTGCTCTTTTTGCAGATTATGATACTGTCTCATTTAATGAAACTGTCAAAGATGATCATTGGATTCGTGCAATGGATGAAGAAATTTATACTATTGAGAAAAATGATACATGGGAGTTGACCACCATCCCACCTGAAAAAAAACCAATTGGAGTGAAAATAG GAAGTCTCAGGTACTTGACTTCTACAAGGCCTGACATTACTTATGGAGTTGGTTTGATTAGTAGATTTATGGAATCTCCATGCCAATTCCACTTGCAAGCTGCTAAGAGAATTTTGAAATATGTTCAAGCTACGCAGTCTGACTGTATATTTTACTCATCTTCACATGGTAGCAACCTTATTGGATATACTGACATTGATTGGGTTGGTGATACAATACAAAGGAGGAGTACTTCTGGTTATGCATTTTATTTGGGATTTGGTGTATTTTCTTGGTTTTCAAAGAAACAATAG